The uncultured Carboxylicivirga sp. genomic interval TCCATAATTCCTTGTGGAGTTGCCGAAATAAATGCTGGCATTCCAATAGTCATACGACCCACATTTACCGGATGAAATCCATCAACATCCTTTCTAGGATCAATGGCTTCTGTAACTTTCTCTTCCGAAATATGTTTTGGTAACGGCAATTGTACAATAAAACCATCAATGTCATCGTCATTATTTAGTTCATGCACTTTTGCCAATAATTCATCTTCAGTTACTTCTTCTTCGTAACGAATTAAACTCGAATTAAAACCTACTTCTTCGCAAGCTTTCATTTTACCAGCTACATACGATTCACTTCCCCCGTCATGTCCAACTAAAATAGCTGCTAAATGCGGTTTTTTTACTCCTGAAGCAATTAGTTGTTTTACTTCTTCGGCTATTTCTTCGCGAATCTTTTTCGATGTTAATTTTCCATCTATTAACTGCATGACGTTAATTTTAGAGGTTTATAAAATAAAAAAAGAAGCACAATTGTGCTTCTTTCAAATATCTTGTTAATTATCGACGTCGTCCCATCGGCATTTTGCCCATCATCTTACCCATTTTATTTCCGGTGGTCATCATTTTCATCACCTTACGGGTATCATCGAATTGTTTTATTAACCTGTTTACTTCCTGAATAGAAGTTCCTGATCCTGCAGCAATCCTCTTTTTACGACTTCCATCGATTACTCCGGGTTGTTCTCGTTCTAATGGAGTCATAGAACGAATAATTGCTTCAATACCTTTAAATGCATCGTCATCAATATCTACATTTTTAAGCATCTTACCCATTCCAGGAATCATACCAGCTAAATCTTTAAGATTACCCATCTTCTTGATTTGCTGTATCTGATTTAAGAAATCGTCGAAGTTAAACTGGTTCTTAGCAATTTTCTTTTGAAGCTTACGAGCTTCTTCTTCATCAAATTGCTCCTGGGCACGTTCAACAAGTGAAACAATATCCCCCATGCCCAAAATACGGTCGGCCATACGGCTTGGGTGGAATACATCTAGTGCTTCCATTTTTTCGCCAGTACCAACGTATTTAATTGGCTTATCAACTACACTACGGATAGATAATGCAGCACCACCACGTGTATCACCATCTAATTTGGTAAGAACAACGCCATCAAAATCTAATCGATCGTTAAATTCTTTGGCAGTATTTACCGCATCCTGACCGGTCATGGAGTCAACCACAAAAAGAATCTCATCAGGAGTTGTCGCTTTCTTAACTGCAGCAATCTCGTTCATCATCTCCTCATCGATTGCCAAACGACCAGCTGTATCAATGATTACAACATCATGACCTCCTTTTTTCGCTTCTTTAATACCGTCGGTAGCCAATTTAACCGGATCTTTACATCCTTCTTCAGTATAAACAGTAGCACCAATTTGTTCACCTAATACCTGCAACTGATTAATCGCAGCAGGACGATAAACGTCACCAGCTACCAATAAAGGGTTTTTACCTTTCTTGGTTTTTAATAGGTTAGACAGTTTACCGGTGAAAGTTGTTTTACCAGATCCTTGCAGACCTGCAATCAAGATAATAGCAGGATTACCTTTCAAGTTAATATCAACCTGATCGCCACCCATTAAAAGCGCCAATTCATCGTGAACCAGTTTAACCATCATCTCACCTGGCTTAACGGCAGAAAGCACGTTTTGGCCCATGGCTTTATCTTTAACGGTTTCGGTAAACTGTTTGGCGGTTTTATAGTTAACATCGGCATCTAATAATGCACGACGGATATCTTTTAATGTCTCTGCAATATTCAGTTCGGTGATTTTGCTTTCACCTTTTAGAAGTTTAAACGACTTTTCAAGCCTTTCGCTAAGATTTTCAAACATTCCTGTTAATCATTTAAATTGTGGTGCAAAATTAAAAATATTTGTTACCCTTTAAAACAAAAAAAAGGCCTAAACACCTAAAATGATAAAATCTTAAGTATTAGGCCTCGAAAAATTCACAAACTATTTGATATTAATTATGGTATTGCATTCATTATCTTTAGGATACGGTTTTGTTGATGGGCTCAAAGGTTGAAAGAGCAATTTGTAAATGTTTTTCAATTTCTTCGTTTGATGCCGATGGAATTTGAGGAAAAAACTCCTGATGCTTCACTTCCATACCACAAAACTCAAAAATCTCGCCACCTTGTATTTTTCTAAAAGCTTCAATTAATCCTTTTTCTTCGTATTCTTCAACAGTATTTCCCATAGACGTGTACAGATATACTTTTTTATTGGCCAATAAACCTTCTATTCCATTTTTACCTGCTTTATAAGCAAAGCCATATGCCAGAATTTTATCTATATAACCTTTTAAAATGGCCGGAAAACCAGCCCACCAAAGAGGATATACAACACTTATAATGTCAGCATCTTTAACTAGTTGTTGTTCTTTTAAAATATATTCTTCTGTTTTACCGTTTTTCATTTTATCTAAATCTGAAGGCCATAAAACAGGATCGAATTCCATTTCGTATAAATCACGAATAGTTGCACTCCATCCTCGCCTTTCGCTTTCGGCTTTTAATGCATCTTTCAATTGAAAACTAAAGCTTCTTTTTGAAGGATGAGCATATATAATTAAATGTTTCATTTATTATTCTATTTTGTAAATATGCAGCAGTTGAAATAAAATTTTCGTTTCAACAACAACTCTTCTTTGTAATCATTTATATAGTAGACCACACAAACGTTAAAATGTTCGATTATCAGAAGTTAAAAGAGATAAATATTTGTTGAACAATTGGATTTTAATGGATTATAAGGCTTCAATAAATATTGAAGATCAAGAAGTATACTAAAACCTTAATGAAAAAGATAAAGCTATTATCTTTGCAAGATGCCTTGGGTGGAACAAGGATGGTAAAATTTAAAAAGCAAAGATTTTTATGGAGCAGTTGATAGCTGTAATTACTGAAAAAAGAAACATCGGGTTAACACTCATTCCTTTTTATGTCGAAACGGAAGATAACAATTATTTGTCGTTAGTTGAACAAGCCACAACAGAGCATATAACTGATAAACGTTATCCTTTTTCGTCTTCGCAAAAAGAAATGGTTAAACTTTTAAGTGCTATCAATGAGCATAATATCTTCAAGCGTTTTTCGAAACAGAAAACGCAAAAGCTATTTTTCGATAAAATGGATGAAAAGTATGCCGAAGAACATATAAGACCTTATATAGATAAAAAAATTGCCGAAGCTCTTGAGATTATTAGTTTGGATGATACGCCCGTCTATTATAAAAACC includes:
- the ffh gene encoding signal recognition particle protein; this translates as MFENLSERLEKSFKLLKGESKITELNIAETLKDIRRALLDADVNYKTAKQFTETVKDKAMGQNVLSAVKPGEMMVKLVHDELALLMGGDQVDINLKGNPAIILIAGLQGSGKTTFTGKLSNLLKTKKGKNPLLVAGDVYRPAAINQLQVLGEQIGATVYTEEGCKDPVKLATDGIKEAKKGGHDVVIIDTAGRLAIDEEMMNEIAAVKKATTPDEILFVVDSMTGQDAVNTAKEFNDRLDFDGVVLTKLDGDTRGGAALSIRSVVDKPIKYVGTGEKMEALDVFHPSRMADRILGMGDIVSLVERAQEQFDEEEARKLQKKIAKNQFNFDDFLNQIQQIKKMGNLKDLAGMIPGMGKMLKNVDIDDDAFKGIEAIIRSMTPLEREQPGVIDGSRKKRIAAGSGTSIQEVNRLIKQFDDTRKVMKMMTTGNKMGKMMGKMPMGRRR
- a CDS encoding NAD(P)H-dependent oxidoreductase yields the protein MKHLIIYAHPSKRSFSFQLKDALKAESERRGWSATIRDLYEMEFDPVLWPSDLDKMKNGKTEEYILKEQQLVKDADIISVVYPLWWAGFPAILKGYIDKILAYGFAYKAGKNGIEGLLANKKVYLYTSMGNTVEEYEEKGLIEAFRKIQGGEIFEFCGMEVKHQEFFPQIPSASNEEIEKHLQIALSTFEPINKTVS